Part of the Cydia pomonella isolate Wapato2018A chromosome 5, ilCydPomo1, whole genome shotgun sequence genome is shown below.
GTGCACGTAGACGAACAAGCTGGTAGAATGAGAAGGGTACCTATTGCAATTCCTGACAGTGATCATACTTTTTTGTTTGtagggtaataaataaataatcttattaaaatttgtgttactttatttctttaatacaatcaaacaataatggtataggtaataaaaacacttcgaactgtttatttagtttcatgTGTAGTTTTCACGATTTAAACTGAATAGGTGTCCAATTTTTACCCGAAGTAGCAAAAACTTAGCTTCGTTGTTCTGCCATCATAAGAAATCAATCGATCATTAAGAAATATGCATTCTTATGAATAAATACGTGTcacttcaaaataaaactaagacGGTTAAATTTATCAATTCTTGGGCGTTAAGTAATTTTGTTTATCAATACTTCACTAATACCATTGTTTTAGTCGTGGACTTAACAAAAGCAATGATCATTGATCATACTTTGGATTAAGTGATAGAATTTTAAGATTCtacgtatttattttcaatgacaCATGTCGATGATAGTGACAGGAACGAGCTTCTGCAATTTACGTCAGACAGATAATGTGATGCGGTCTTGCAACGTCGCTATCCTAAAGGTGCATTATACtggattttttcttaaataaaaaatattaattactcgCAAACTAAGCCGAATCCAGTTtactttatatgacattttattttctaaagatGGTCAAGAACATGGTGGTAAAGTTATATGGGTTCCTCGCGAGCACCCTGTATAAGGGAACCAATACATTATATCaatcttctctttccgcacagaatGTAATAGTATGATGTTGGGCATGTTATTGAAACCCTAAAACTGCCGGAAGACAGAGGCGCAGGCCACACCACGCCCAACAAAATGTGCTTCCTAAAAAttggtagagtcagaccaaactaagttagcagcgattctgatagcccagcctgtgaggtttaaaacaacacttgcactgtctgggctgtcaaaatcgctgccaacttaacttggtctgactctagcggTTACCGGCTCTAGGCTGTATTCGCGGAAAtctaagttcgtcaattgcgagcatttttctccgttactctaattacgtcttagtaagagtaaaagagaaagatccccgcaatttgcgatttttggttttcgcagtaggcccccaGAACTAGGTATCTTTTCCACCGTTTCCGATAAAACATATGACTATAATAAGTTTATCTATATAAAATCACCCAGAGAAGCCAAATTCCCTCCGAATTAATAGGATTAGTATCGCATGGGTCAACAAGGAGGTTTATTGTTCGGCGGAAACGGATCAAGCGGAGCGCGGTCAATCGATTTATTTGTATGGCCGTTGTGTCACCTTGCGTGTTTTGACATGGTTTGGAAATGTCATTGCGGAACGGATtggaaataaaagtttttggcaaaaaaaaacctattggtacaagcttttatccctgactttttttatcacaagcaactaatattcatcgagacaattaaAACCCCAAATACCTACAATTAgtgttattatataaataataagtcaatTTATATGCGATCAGTTTTATTCGGCTAATGGCTGACAACAGACGACGGGAACCATAGATTAAAAACAAGACGAACGGACTCGTTCGAAAAcacttataactaaataatcaCGTTCGGAAACATCTCCCTTTCTCAAAACAAGATACAATATAGTCTCTTAGATGATGTGGTTGTGTCCTAGCCCGCCCACTGCGGCGCAAGGCCTCTTCAGGTTCCATCGGTGGTGGCTGTTCTCTGATAGGTGGCTGAACCACAAAAGGGTTATCATTCTGATTCTGTTCAACTAATTCAAATCCAGAAAACTCTGGTACTCTCTGCCAGTCAAGTGGTTGGTGATCTGGGACCTGTGTCTGACTAAGGTAACCACCGTCTACAATGTCCCCACTGTAGGGCTTTATGTGAATTCTACTTCTTCTGTATGCTTTGTCTTTTACCTGTACTATGTACGATCTTTTATTTAGCTTCTTAGTGATAGTACCAAAACTCCACCTCTTATCAATCTCGGGCTGAAGTTGAGTAACAACATTCTGTCCTACCTGCAATTCTGGCAGCTCAGCACATCTTTTATCCCATTTCCGTTTTATCttctcttttcttttttttattttaactggaATATCAGAAATAATTTTTGGCTTTAAGTGTCTTAATAGGCAAGGAAGTCCAGAACGTGTTCTTCTTGAAAATAATTTCTGAGAAGGACTGGTAAAGTCCATTTCTATAGGAACATTACGCTGATGAAGTAAACTGTACCATAAATCTTGTTTGGTTTCCAGGCTGTTAATTACTAACTTTTTTGCAATTTTCACGGTAGCTTCGGCTTTTCCATTAGACTCTGAGTGATGTGGTGATGATGTTACATGCTCGAAATTCCACTTATCTGCAAACTTCTTAAAGGCCTCGTTGGCAAAATTGGTTGCATTGTCTGTGCATACTCTCTGAGGAACACCATGTCGAGCAAAGTTTTTCTTACAGATGGATATGATTTCGTTAGCTGTTAAATTAGAAATTTTGTCTAATTCGAAAAAATCTGAGTAATGATCTATAGTGACCAAAAACTTTAGATCTCCCACTGAAAACACATCCATGGATACATATTGGAAAGGGTAAGCCGGTACGTCATGACACATTAGAGGAAGTTTCTGTTGTGACGGAGCATGAGCCATACAAAATGTACATTtctcaacatatttttttagttcatCAGACATTCCAGGCCAGAAAATGTTTCCCTTAGCTAAACGAAGTGTACTAGAGACTCCATTGTGACTGACATGAACTCTTTGCATCATCTCTGCTCTTAATGCTTCTGGAATCAATACCTggttatttctaaaaatgagcCCATCAGATGTTGACAGTTCatgtttaaatttgtaaaagaTCTTGACCTCTACCGGCATGTCTGATATGTATCTGGGGAATCCATTaataatatattcacttaaCTGTAGACAAAGTTTGTCTTTTATTGACTCTTCTTTAATCTTTTCTAAGAGTTTATCTGTgatctttaaatattttggaCTTGAAATTTTGCTTATcagtttaaaaacttttttttctttaattttactttCCAGATCATAAGTGTCACCTACTTCCTGTACCGGAGCTCTGGATAGGGCATCTGCTACAACATTTTCTTTTCCTTGaataaactgtaactgtacattatatttttgtagCGTAAGTAGCATCATTTGCAGTCTCTTTGGGGCTTCAATCAGtggtttatttacaatattaattaatggtCTGTGATCTGTCTTGACAATAATTTTACTATTACCAGCTACATATTGATTAAATCGTATGCAAGCAAACACCACTGCCAACATTTCTTTCTCTATTTgagcatattttttttcagtttttgtcaAACATCTAGATGCAAAAGCTATTACCTGCTTGTTTTGATACATTGCAGCACCCAAGCCATATTCACTAGCGTCACATTCTAGAATAACTTCTTGATTTACATCAAAATATTGCAGTGTAGGCAAAGCAGTAACTTTCTTTTTTATCATATTAAATTCTTTATCCTCTGCTTCAGACCAAACAAAATCCACATCTTTTCTAGTAAGCCTCCTAAGATGTGTAGCTTGAACACTAAGATTGTTTATGAATCTGCTAAGGTATCCAACCATTCCCAGAAAACGTAAAACATCCTTACTAGATGTAGGAGTGGGCATGTTGTTAATAGCCTCCACCTTAGTTTTATCCACCTTTAAACCTTCGTTGGTTAATATATGTCCATAAAATTTCACTGATGTTTTTAGCAGATTTACTTTATCTTTATTCAACTTACAATTTATTTCTCTTAACCTTATTAGTAATTTTTCCAATTTACTGTTATGATCCAACACTGCTTCTTCGATGGTCTCTCCAACACCGTAAATTAAAATGTCATCTGCTATAATCTCGATGCCCTTTATGTCTTTTAGTAGGCTGGAGAGTTGTTGCTGGAAGATCTCAGGCGATGAACAGAGCCCGAACGGGAGTCGGAGCCACCTGTAACGACCAAACGGAGTCCAAAATGTAGTCAGTTTACTACTTTCTTCAGTAAGACGGCACTGCCAGAATCCTTTCTTAGCATCCAGTGTGCTAAAAACCTTTGCTTTACTGAGTTCAGGCAACATCTCATCTAGAGTAGTGAATTGGAAATTTGGCCTCTTTAATGCTTTGTTTAAAGGAATAGGGTCTAAGCATAATCTGAATTTTGAATCACGACTAACAATTAATATGTTATTTACCCAATCTGTGTGCTGTGTCTCCTTCGCTATGATACCATCGGCTTCCAGTTGTTCCAGTTCTGttcttaatttttcttttaGAGCAACTGGGACTCGACGTGCAGGCTGAATGCGGGCAGGAATAGATTCATCCAGCTCCAATGACACTTCACCCGGGAGGCTGCCATAACCCTCAAAGACATCTTCATACTGTTTCATTATTTGCTTAGCTTTAGAACGATCCAGGTCTGTTGATAGTTCATCACAGTATTGAATAAAGCCTAGAGCTAAACAAGCTTTCTCTGATAGAAGCGGTTCATGGTTTACATTGACGATGTgaaagtttaatttataatcCTTATTCTTTCTGGTTACTATGAAGGATGCATTTCCATAGTTAATGATGGGAGAGCCATTAAAAGCTTTCAACTTTTTTACTGGTGGAGTTAAAGACAATAAGTCCTTTTGTCCCGTTaactttttataatattctGCTCCCATCACACAAACTGCTGCTCCTGTGTCCAGAGTACAgtatattttctgttttttctCACCGATATGGAACAAAAGTGGTGCCTCTGCATGACCTGACTCTTCATTGTGCCTCACCTCTGCTATGATGACACTATCATCCGAGTCTTCATGTAATTCTTTTACTGTTTCACGCTTCttacaaacatttttaaaatggtttcgACCCCCACATTCATCACAACGCTGTCCCCAGGCTGGGCATACTTTCTTTTGGTACACATGAACACCTCCACAAAATTTACACTTCTTAGGTGTGTCATTTTTAAGCTTTTTATTCTTGGAAATCTTGTTAACTGCTTCTGATTTCTGTAAATCTGCAACTTGAGCAGCTGCACCTTCCGAAGCACGACAAATGTTTATGGCTGTTTCTAAAGTTAGGTCTTGCTTTTTCAATAACTCTTTGATAACTTCACCATCCTTTATTCCTACCACAATTCTGTCTCTTAAAATCTCTTCTTCAAACTCTTTATAATTGCACCTTTTAGCCAGTTTCTTTAGAGCCAGTAAATACTCGTCAAAGCTTTCTTCATTCTGGTTTTTGATATTGAACAAGTACCTCGAGaatattacatttgttttttgaaatatGGCCTCTTCCatttttgcaaatattttattatgactCTTCTTTTCTATCTCGGACAATCCAAAatccatatattttttcatagctTTGCTACCGATTGCGCTCAGGAGAAGGCCTGATTTTGTTTCTTCTTTTTCGGTACTCCAATTATTCATTCCGGTAGCAAGGCAATAATCTTCCCAGCGGCTCTTAAAAAAGGTAAGATTTTCATAAGGATCGCCATCATCCACTTCTAAAGGCTGCGGCCAGGGCACGGAGACGCGGCTTTTGACCTCTGCAGATGTGACATTTTTCACTTGGTCTTGCAGCATGAGCATTTGTTGCTGCATCACGGCTACCAAT
Proteins encoded:
- the LOC133518445 gene encoding uncharacterized protein LOC133518445, producing MEVEEYKKLLEQQSQLVAVMQQQMLMLQDQVKNVTSAEVKSRVSVPWPQPLEVDDGDPYENLTFFKSRWEDYCLATGMNNWSTEKEETKSGLLLSAIGSKAMKKYMDFGLSEIEKKSHNKIFAKMEEAIFQKTNVIFSRYLFNIKNQNEESFDEYLLALKKLAKRCNYKEFEEEILRDRIVVGIKDGEVIKELLKKQDLTLETAINICRASEGAAAQVADLQKSEAVNKISKNKKLKNDTPKKCKFCGGVHVYQKKVCPAWGQRCDECGGRNHFKNVCKKRETVKELHEDSDDSVIIAEVRHNEESGHAEAPLLFHIGEKKQKIYCTLDTGAAVCVMGAEYYKKLTGQKDLLSLTPPVKKLKAFNGSPIINYGNASFIVTRKNKDYKLNFHIVNVNHEPLLSEKACLALGFIQYCDELSTDLDRSKAKQIMKQYEDVFEGYGSLPGEVSLELDESIPARIQPARRVPVALKEKLRTELEQLEADGIIAKETQHTDWVAPTPVRALFIA